The proteins below are encoded in one region of Hordeum vulgare subsp. vulgare chromosome 3H, MorexV3_pseudomolecules_assembly, whole genome shotgun sequence:
- the LOC123440012 gene encoding MYB-like transcription factor EOBI, with protein MARMMGEPAVRKGPWTLEEDLILVGYISQHGEGSWDNLARSAGLNRNGKSCRLRWLNYLRPGLRRGSISPEEDMVIRELHSRLGNKWSEIAKHLPGRTDNEVKNYWRTRVHKKAPHQNQLRAQPCLATSEATSSASASASTSHASSTVGDEYTQTSFPYPELSWVAAGHREMVDVGASATRFFPSEFGDNFWNVQDNFWETLPLSDPVYEAL; from the exons ATGGCCAGGATGATGGGCGAGCCGGCGGTGCGCAAGGGTCCGTGGACGCTGGAGGAGGACCTCATCCTGGTTGGGTATATCTCCCAGCACGGGGAAGGCTCTTGGGACAACCTCGCACGCTCTGCTG GTCTGAACCGGAACGGGAAGAGCTGCAGGCTGCGGTGGCTAAACTACCTCAGGCCGGGGTTGCGGCGCGGCAGCATCTCGCCGGAGGAGGACATGGTCATCCGGGAGCTCCACTCGAGGCTGGGGAACAAATGGTCCGAGATCGCCAAGCACCTCCCCGGCCGGACCGACAACGAGGTCAAGAACTACTGGAGGACCAGGGTACACAAGAAGGCGCCGCACCAGAACCAGCTTCGAGCGCAGCCGTGCCTTGCCACGAGCGAGGCGAcgtcgtcggcgtcggcgtcggcgtccaCGAGCCACGCCAGCTCCACCGTCGGAGACGAGTACACGCAGACGAGCTTCCCTTACCCCGAGCTGAGCTgggtcgccgccggccaccgcGAAATGGTCGATGTGGGCGCGTCAGCGACGCGCTTCTTCCCGTCGGAGTTCGGCGACAACTTTTGGAACGTCCAAGACAATTTCTGGGAGACTCTCCCGCTTTCAGACCCAGTGTACGAAGCACTATAG